In the genome of Enterococcus hirae ATCC 9790, one region contains:
- a CDS encoding DNA-3-methyladenine glycosylase codes for MTNKEQLDELLLNKTTPEVARDLLGMYLEYVTPTGTVGGYIVDAEAYLGPEDEAAHSFGMRRTPRVAAMYEKPGTIYLYTMHTHRILNIITQPEGIPQGVMIRAIEPATGVAQMSINRGGKTGPDISNGPGKLVAALGLPQELYGQSILDSPLHFVFEKTKIPKKIMALPRIGIPNKGEWTDKPLRFVVAGNPYLSLQRKNLVEEDWGWRKRK; via the coding sequence ATGACAAATAAAGAGCAATTAGATGAACTTTTATTGAATAAAACAACACCCGAAGTTGCCAGAGATCTTTTAGGGATGTATTTAGAATATGTTACGCCAACTGGTACCGTTGGTGGTTACATCGTTGATGCAGAGGCATATCTTGGTCCAGAAGATGAAGCGGCTCATAGTTTTGGGATGCGCAGAACCCCACGAGTGGCAGCGATGTATGAAAAGCCAGGAACGATTTATCTTTATACGATGCACACCCACCGTATTTTAAATATTATTACGCAACCTGAAGGGATTCCACAAGGGGTAATGATCCGTGCGATCGAGCCTGCAACTGGTGTGGCTCAAATGAGCATTAACAGAGGCGGGAAGACTGGTCCTGATATTAGTAACGGTCCCGGAAAATTGGTAGCGGCATTAGGATTACCACAAGAACTTTATGGACAATCGATTTTAGACAGTCCGTTGCATTTTGTTTTTGAAAAAACAAAAATACCTAAGAAAATCATGGCTTTGCCAAGGATCGGTATTCCTAACAAAGGAGAATGGACGGACAAACCATTACGTTTTGTGGTGGCTGGAAATCCATATCTATCATTACAAAGAAAGAACCTGGTGGAGGAAGACTGGGGTTGGAGGAAGAGAAAATGA
- a CDS encoding DUF3013 family protein → MKKTNLLDYLDKTIEKTITDYDVALDWDTKNHTIEIIVRLFAENKAHLEIDDAQGVVSEEEIIEFEDGILLFNPQKSHFDEKDYLAVIPYEGKKGIAKSVIDALIEYMNEVLAQGQSDLLDFLDADDETAVFELNWDNQQLAKLVEEKQQNETDVYLPYPSY, encoded by the coding sequence ATGAAAAAAACAAACTTACTTGACTACTTAGACAAAACAATCGAAAAAACGATCACTGATTATGATGTGGCATTAGACTGGGATACGAAAAACCATACGATTGAAATCATTGTCCGACTATTTGCAGAAAATAAAGCGCATTTGGAAATCGATGATGCCCAAGGTGTAGTTTCCGAAGAAGAAATCATTGAATTTGAAGATGGTATTTTATTGTTCAATCCACAAAAATCCCATTTTGATGAAAAAGATTATCTAGCGGTTATTCCTTATGAAGGGAAGAAAGGGATAGCCAAATCGGTCATTGATGCATTGATTGAGTATATGAACGAAGTATTAGCGCAAGGGCAAAGTGATCTCTTAGATTTTCTTGATGCAGATGATGAAACGGCAGTGTTTGAGTTGAATTGGGACAATCAACAGTTAGCAAAACTAGTCGAAGAAAAACAGCAAAATGAGACGGACGTCTATTTGCCTTATCCAAGTTATTAA
- a CDS encoding replication-associated recombination protein A, with translation MQQPLAYRMRPRTIDEVVGQEHLVGEGKIIRRMVDAKMLSSMILYGPPGTGKTSIASAIAGSTKFAFRMLNAATDSKKDLQVVAEEAKMSGTVILLLDEIHRLDKTKQDFLLPHLENGRIIMIGATTENPYITINPAIRSRTQIFEVKPLNELDIQQAVRSALSDKERGLGNLAIELDENALLHLSRATNGDLRSTLNGLELAARSTEPNEQGIIHLTLTIVEECIQRKALTHDKDGDAHYDVISAFQKSIRGSDVDAALHYLARLVEAGDLASICRRLMVIGYEDIGLGNPAAAARTVNAVLAAERLGLPEARIPLADAVVDLCLSPKSNSAYAALDEAIADIRSGNAGEVPDHLRDSHYQGAKALNRGIGYQYPHNFDQAWVNQQYLPDKLKQASYYHPKTTGKYEQALGQQYQRIKEWKKSGGNKPTT, from the coding sequence ATGCAGCAACCTTTAGCTTATCGGATGCGTCCACGAACGATCGATGAAGTCGTAGGACAAGAACATTTAGTTGGTGAAGGAAAAATTATTCGACGAATGGTTGATGCCAAAATGCTGTCTTCCATGATTTTATATGGTCCACCAGGAACTGGTAAAACCAGTATTGCTAGTGCGATTGCTGGCTCAACCAAATTTGCCTTTCGCATGCTCAATGCAGCAACTGATTCCAAGAAAGACTTACAAGTAGTTGCCGAAGAAGCCAAGATGAGTGGCACTGTCATTCTCTTACTTGATGAAATCCATCGTCTTGATAAAACGAAACAAGATTTTTTGCTCCCTCATCTGGAAAATGGACGGATCATCATGATTGGCGCAACAACTGAAAACCCCTATATCACGATTAATCCTGCTATTCGCAGTCGAACACAGATTTTTGAAGTAAAACCCTTAAACGAATTAGATATCCAGCAAGCGGTTCGATCAGCTCTAAGTGATAAAGAGCGTGGGCTTGGTAATCTAGCTATTGAATTAGACGAAAACGCTTTGCTTCATCTATCACGGGCAACGAACGGCGATCTTCGAAGCACACTCAACGGCTTGGAATTAGCGGCTCGTTCGACCGAGCCAAATGAACAGGGGATCATTCACTTAACGCTAACGATCGTTGAAGAATGTATCCAACGAAAAGCACTTACTCATGATAAAGATGGAGATGCTCACTATGACGTGATTTCAGCATTTCAAAAATCGATCCGAGGAAGCGATGTTGATGCAGCACTTCATTATCTAGCCCGCTTAGTTGAGGCTGGTGATCTGGCAAGTATCTGTCGGCGCTTGATGGTGATTGGTTATGAAGATATCGGTCTAGGAAATCCTGCTGCCGCAGCTAGAACTGTCAATGCTGTCTTAGCTGCTGAACGTCTAGGACTTCCCGAAGCAAGGATTCCTTTAGCAGATGCCGTAGTTGATCTTTGTCTCTCTCCTAAATCAAATTCTGCTTATGCCGCTTTAGATGAAGCGATTGCTGATATCCGCTCAGGCAACGCTGGCGAAGTGCCCGATCATTTACGAGACAGTCATTACCAAGGAGCCAAGGCATTGAATCGTGGGATTGGTTATCAATACCCTCACAATTTTGATCAAGCCTGGGTGAACCAACAATATTTACCCGACAAATTAAAACAAGCGTCTTATTATCATCCGAAGACTACAGGAAAATATGAACAAGCCCTTGGGCAACAATATCAGCGAATCAAAGAATGGAAAAAATCAGGAGGCAATAAGCCAACGACATAG
- a CDS encoding universal stress protein yields MLQQYKKIMVAVDGSDEAELAFKKAVNVAIRNNGELLLAHVIDTRSFQTVSSFDGMLAEQATEMAKQTLADYEANAKKAGLNNVTTVIEYGSPKQIIAKEIPEDNHVDLIMLGATGLNAVERLFIGSVSEYVIRNATCDVLVVRTDLENKLPEKE; encoded by the coding sequence ATGTTACAACAGTACAAAAAAATTATGGTTGCCGTAGATGGCTCTGATGAAGCTGAATTAGCTTTTAAAAAAGCCGTAAACGTTGCTATCAGAAATAATGGAGAACTTTTATTAGCACACGTGATTGATACTCGTTCTTTCCAAACCGTTTCATCATTTGATGGCATGTTGGCAGAGCAAGCAACTGAAATGGCGAAGCAAACGCTAGCTGATTATGAAGCAAATGCTAAAAAAGCGGGATTGAACAATGTTACTACCGTGATTGAATACGGCTCGCCGAAACAAATCATCGCTAAAGAAATTCCTGAGGATAACCATGTAGATTTAATCATGTTAGGTGCAACAGGATTGAATGCTGTTGAACGTCTATTTATTGGTTCTGTTTCAGAATATGTGATTCGTAACGCTACTTGTGATGTTCTAGTGGTACGTACTGATTTAGAGAATAAATTACCTGAAAAAGAATGA
- a CDS encoding DinB family protein → MKATRLLSETLLRAQERFEETLDQLDVAEANTMPAPLIKSVTWLIWHTARELDLQISDLKNSEPLWFSQDWSGKFALDLPDDTQDWQHTPAEAKKVVVTDKKLLTDYLANSVSLTIEYLEQVDEGTLDEVIDSNWTPPVTREDRLVSIIDDAVMHSGQGIYTRRLVIGK, encoded by the coding sequence ATGAAAGCGACACGATTATTGAGTGAAACATTGTTACGAGCACAAGAACGGTTTGAAGAAACGTTAGACCAGCTAGATGTAGCAGAAGCAAATACGATGCCGGCACCTTTGATCAAATCAGTAACTTGGCTGATCTGGCATACTGCTCGAGAATTAGACCTTCAAATATCCGATTTGAAAAATAGTGAACCACTGTGGTTTAGTCAAGACTGGTCTGGAAAATTTGCATTAGATCTGCCTGATGATACGCAAGATTGGCAACACACACCTGCGGAAGCAAAAAAAGTCGTCGTAACAGACAAAAAACTACTTACAGATTATTTAGCTAATAGTGTTTCATTGACGATTGAGTACTTGGAACAAGTGGATGAAGGAACACTTGATGAAGTCATTGATTCCAACTGGACACCTCCTGTCACACGTGAAGATCGTCTCGTGTCGATCATTGATGATGCAGTGATGCATTCTGGTCAGGGGATCTATACTCGCCGACTGGTGATCGGTAAATAA
- a CDS encoding 16S rRNA (uracil(1498)-N(3))-methyltransferase, which yields MQRYFLEEAYQPNTRFELSGEAFHHIVRVMRMAPKDQVYLAFNDQVSIRAEITEISEDTVYLSELEKEKSQKELPNNITIASGYPKGDKLDWIVQKGTELGAHGFIGFPAKTSIVKWDAKKRNKRQERLNKIAQEAAEQSHRQIAPQVELLESQQALFDRLSAYDVLLIAYEESAKQGELANLAKVFQELTDGSRILAIFGPEGGLAPEEVEAFVEKGGILCGLGPRILRTETAPLYLLSAASYQWELTH from the coding sequence ATGCAACGTTACTTTTTAGAAGAGGCGTATCAACCAAATACACGCTTCGAACTTTCGGGAGAGGCATTTCATCATATCGTACGGGTCATGCGCATGGCGCCAAAAGATCAAGTCTATTTAGCATTCAACGATCAAGTATCGATTCGTGCGGAGATCACAGAAATCAGTGAAGATACCGTTTATTTGAGCGAGCTTGAAAAAGAAAAAAGCCAAAAGGAATTACCCAATAACATCACGATTGCCAGTGGTTATCCAAAAGGGGATAAACTAGACTGGATCGTTCAAAAAGGAACAGAATTAGGTGCGCATGGATTTATTGGCTTTCCAGCTAAAACATCTATTGTAAAATGGGATGCGAAAAAAAGAAACAAACGTCAAGAACGTTTGAACAAAATTGCTCAAGAAGCAGCTGAACAATCTCATAGACAGATTGCGCCCCAAGTGGAATTATTGGAAAGTCAGCAAGCTCTTTTTGATCGACTATCTGCTTATGATGTGTTGTTGATTGCTTATGAAGAGTCAGCAAAACAAGGAGAACTAGCCAATTTAGCTAAGGTATTCCAAGAACTCACTGATGGTAGTCGGATTTTAGCCATTTTTGGTCCTGAAGGAGGTCTTGCTCCTGAAGAAGTTGAAGCCTTTGTTGAAAAAGGTGGAATCTTATGTGGATTAGGACCACGGATTTTACGTACGGAGACGGCACCTCTTTATCTTTTAAGTGCGGCAAGTTATCAGTGGGAGCTCACTCACTGA